From one Humulus lupulus chromosome 8, drHumLupu1.1, whole genome shotgun sequence genomic stretch:
- the LOC133795332 gene encoding uncharacterized protein LOC133795332 gives MDIRNWCSSGSKKRTIRLGSCHKETAKSSSTTQALNPYKQIWKVLWMKFKKEKKKLSESLESCAAPQQRRLVPYDPHSYSQNFDISFAWDDIHHDDDDDGDSLISRSFSFRFADPSKIFLEKAIV, from the coding sequence ATGGATATAAGAAATTGGTGCAGTTCAGGCAGCAAAAAAAGAACCATCAGATTAGGAAGCTGCCACAAAGAGACAGCTAAGTCTTCCTCAACTACACAAGCACTTAATCCATATAAGCAGATATGGAAAGTTCTTTGGATGAAGttcaagaaagaaaagaagaagctTTCTGAGTCTTTGGAGTCCTGTGCAGCCCCTCAACAACGTCGTCTCGTCCCCTATGATCCTCACAGTTACTCTCAGAATTTTGATATAAGCTTTGCATGGGATGACATACACCATGATGACGACGACGACGGTGATAGCTTGATCTCTCGTTCCTTCTCTTTCCGGTTTGCAGATCCTTCTAAGATTTTCTTAGAGAAAGCAATAGTGTAA